Proteins encoded within one genomic window of Rhododendron vialii isolate Sample 1 chromosome 1a, ASM3025357v1:
- the LOC131302336 gene encoding polyol transporter 5-like yields MEKTHEIDESPQLKLASSSSFRPRNPPLNKYALACALLASTNSILLGYDIGVMSGAVMSIKDNLNISSTQVEILVGSLNVCSLIGSLAAGATSDRIGRRYTIVLAAATFLLGALLMGLAPSYPFLMAGRVVAGIGVGYSLIIAPVYTAEISPAMTRGFLTSLPEVFINIGILLGYVFNYALSGLPQNINWRLMLGLAAIPAIVIAVGVIAMPESPRWLVMKGRLGEARQVLIKTSDNEEEAEIRLEEIAKSASEMTGENTSWNGQGVWKELLIRPTRPTRRILIAAVGINFFMQASGNDAVVYYTPEVFRAAGIRRRKELVGVTIIMGVVKTSFVLVSALFLDQFGRRPLLLLGTAGMALSLTGLGLGSKFLEHSAHKPPWAIALCVVAVCADVSFFSIGLGPITWVYSSEIFPMRLRAQGSSLAVSVNRLVSGVVAMTFLTISREISFGGVFFVLGGIMVVATIFFYFLLPETKGKNLEEIGSLFEDKFTSRGREMSAT; encoded by the exons ATGGAGAAAACCCATGAAATTGATGAATCCCCACAACTGAAATTagcctcctcctcttctttccGACCAAGAAACCCTCCTCTCAACAAGTATGCTCTGGCTTGCGCTCTGTTGGCTTCCACTAATTCCATTCTGTTGGGTTATG ATATTGGGGTGATGAGTGGAGCAGTAATGTCTATCAAGGACAATCTCAACATCTCATCTACCCAAGTGGAAATCTTGGTGGGCTCTTTAAACGTGTGTTCACTGATTGGATCTTTGGCTGCCGGCGCGACCTCCGACCGGATTGGCCGGCGATACACCATAGTCCTGGCAGCGGCCACGTTTTTACTCGGAGCACTCCTCATGGGTCTGGCTCCGTCGTACCCATTCCTCATGGCCGGAAGGGTGGTCGCCGGAATCGGCGTCGGGTACTCCCTCATTATCGCTCCGGTGTACACCGCGGAGATCTCTCCAGCCATGACGCGTGGCTTCCTCACATCTCTCCCTGAAGTCTTCATCAACATTGGAATTCTTCTCgg GTATGTCTTCAACTACGCACTCTCCGGTCTACCACAAAACATTAATTGGAGGCTAATGCTGGGCCTGGCGGCGATTCCAGCGATTGTCATTGCAGTTGGTGTCATAGCAATGCCAGAGTCTCCGCGATGGCTTGTCATGAAAGGCCGATTAGGCGAAGCCAGACAGGTCCTCATAAAAACATCGGACAACGAAGAAGAAGCGGAAATCAGACTCGAAGAAATTGCGAAATCTGCTTCAG AAATGACTGGAGAAAACACTTCTTGGAATGGGCAAGGGGTTTGGAAGGAGTTACTGATCCGGCCCACCAGGCCCACAAGGCGGATCCTGATCGCCGCGGTCGGAATCAACTTCTTCATGCAAGCGTCCGGCAATGACGCGGTGGTTTACTACACGCCAGAGGTGTTCAGGGCCGCCGGAATCCGCCGGCGCAAGGAACTCGTCGGGGTTACAATCATCATGGGGGTGGTCAAAACTTCCTTTGTATTAGTCTCGGCTCTGTTTTTGGACCAATTTGGAAGGCGGCCACTATTGTTATTGGGCACAGCTGGGATGGCCCTCTCCTTAACTGGGCTGGGCCTCGGGTCGAAATTTCTCGAGCATTCGGCCCACAAGCCTCCGTGGGCCATCGCATTGTGTGTGGTGGCGGTGTGCGCCGATGTCTCATTCTTTTCGATTGGGCTCGGGCCCATCACGTGGGTGTACTCGTCCGAGATTTTTCCGATGCGGTTGCGCGCCCAGGGCTCGAGCCTGGCGGTGTCGGTGAACCGGCTGGTGAGCGGGGTGGTGGCAATGACTTTTCTTACTATTTCCAGGGAAATTTCGTTTGGGGGGGTGTTTTTTGTGCTCGGGGGAATTATGGTGGTGGCTACAATTTTCTTCTACTTCTTATTGCCAGAAACAAAAGGGAAGAATTTGGAGGAAATTGGGTCACTCTTTGAGGATAAATTTACTAGCAGGGGAAGAGAAATGAGTGCAACATAA
- the LOC131328288 gene encoding uncharacterized protein LOC131328288: protein MANGDYLQAVYMVGKIVVPKQRNDSSWSPPPPGVLKVNVDGAFSSSRGIAAFGVIARDSSGIAQFWWCGKVKVSSACAIEAWALRIACNSVIEADYSQVIFESDNQVVIQSVQGRINCPWEIYTVVEDIKTWAKERNWSFTWAGRMKNKAAHWLASYSISSCSSIQLGCIPLDFDSILRKDCNS, encoded by the coding sequence ATGGCAAATGGGGATTACTTGCAAGCTGTGTATATGGTTGGAAAAATTGTGGTGCCTAAACAAAGGAATGATTCTAGTTGGTCACCTCCCCCTCCTGGGGTTTTAAAAGTCAATGTAGATGGAGCTTTTTCTTCCTCTCGCGGCATTGCCGCCTTTGGTGTAATTGCCAGAGATAGTAGTGGAATTGCTCAATTTTGGTGGTGTGGGAAAGTGAAGGTGTCTTCAGCTTGTGCGATAGAGGCCTGGGCGCTACGGATAGCTTGCAATTCAGTAATTGAAGCAGATTATTCTCAAGTGATTTTCGAGTCTGATAATCAAGTGGTGATTCAGAGCGTTCAAGGAAGAATTAATTGTCCATGGGAAATCTATACTGTGGTGGAAGATATCAAAACTTGGGCTAAAGAAAGAAATTGGTCCTTCACCTGGGCTGGTAGAATGAAGAACAAGGCTGCTCATTGGTTGGCTTCTTATAGTATTAGCAGCTGTTCTTCTATTCAGTTGGGTTGTATTCCGCTCGATTTTGATTCTATTTTGCGTAAAGATTGTAACTCGTGA
- the LOC131302345 gene encoding uncharacterized protein LOC131302345 has protein sequence MVCSSLSIAYSTPSSFPSSYANNSTLTSSSPTTFNSFKRNPRFFKPIRRIGVRAKPSVEDDGSVVEPFMQNNSPAEFMRYRSVGLGGGQGQGGELQTSVVTYRKKFPWSLLRPFLQVDLVSAVHIADREYFATLQKELEHYDCVLYEMVARKDALNDRQSPSGMKKLKALPKRRYDIIGCIQRQMARVLTLDFQLDCLDYQTEGWYHADLDYETFELLQLQKGESMFSFAREMTRRSTEAKFEEAMSEADIKAKELGPWRSKLLWASRFLPMPLVGLLLIETVCYNDGSQASNHLISEALSRLDFSSALKILLAEIMASELVAVTSDLDDKSVVVGERNKVAIQTLQRAIDEGHNKIAILYGGGHMPDLGRRLREEFNFTPTRVQWITAWSIKTRNLNSSSLPFFKTMAEVSGWPFDHYQTLTLLILSSVLVLDLWVWQLFFSSALSLVSNTSSAIFHHFNGLYGFVESHV, from the exons ATGGTCTGTAGTTCTCTGTCCATAGCGTATTCCACACCTTCTTCATTCCCTTCTAGTTACGCCAACAATTCAACTCTCACATCTTCTTCACCCACCACTTTCAATTCTTTCAAACGAAACCCTAGGTTTTTCAAACCGATTCGGAGAATCGGGGTTCGAGCGAAGCCGTCGGTGGAGGACGATGGGTCGGTGGTGGAGCCGTTTATGCAGAACAATTCGCCTGCGGAATTCATGAGGTACAGGTCAGTGGGCCTCGGTGGAGGCCAAGGCCAAGGTGGGGAGTTGCAGACGTCGGTCGTTACTTACCGGAAGAAGTTTCCTTGGTCTCTTCTCCGACCGTTTCTTCAG GTTGATCTGGTTTCAGCAGTACACATTGCCGATAGAGA ATATTTTGCAACCCTTCAGAAGGAACTTGAACACTATGATTGTGTCCTTTACGAGATGGTGGCTCGCAAGGATGCTTTGAATGACAGACAAAGTCCTAGTGGGATGAAAAAGCTCAAAGCTTTACCTAAACGGCGCTATGACATTATTGGATGCATTCAGCGGCAGATGGCTAGAGTGCTGACGCTTGATTTTCAATTAGACTGTCTTGACTACCAGACAGAGGGTTGGTATCATGCTGATCTGGACTATGAAACCTTTGAGTTACTTCAG CTCCAAAAGGGTGAGAGCATGTTTTCCTTTGCAAGGGAAATGACACGTAGATCAACAGAGGCCAAGTTCGAGGAAGCCATGTCGGAGGCTGATATAAAGGCAAAAGAGCTTGGTCCTTGGAGATCCAAGCTTTTGTGGGCTTCTCGCTTTCTACCAATGCCTCTCGTTGGACTTCTCTTAATTGAAACTGTTTGCTATAATGACGGAAGTCAGGCATCCAACCATCTAATTTCTGAAGCCTTGTCCAGGTTGGATTTTAGTTCTGCTCTGAAGATCTTACTCGCAGAGATTATGGCGTCCGA GTTAGTGGCGGTGACTAGTGACCTGGATGACAAATCTGTTGTTGTTGGTGAGAGGAACAAAGTTGCGATACAGACGCTCCAAAGAGCAATCGACGAAGGCCACAACAAGATTGCCATACTTTATGGAGGTGGACACATGCCAGACTTGGGGAGGCGGTTAAGAGAGGAATTCAACTTCACACCTACTCGGGTGCAGTGGATAACAGCGTGGTCCATAAAGACGCGGAATCTAAACAGCAGTTCCCTTCCGTTTTTCAAAACGATGGCAGAAGTTTCTGGGTGGCCATTTGACCACTATCAGACTCTGACACTGTTAATACTTTCCTCTGTATTAGTTTTGGATCTCTGGGTGTGGCAGCTTTTCTTTAGCAGCGCCTTGAGCTTGGTCTCCAACACTTCTTCAGCGATATTTCACCATTTTAATGGTCTGTATGGGTTCGTAGAATCTCATGTTTAA